A window of the Henckelia pumila isolate YLH828 chromosome 3, ASM3356847v2, whole genome shotgun sequence genome harbors these coding sequences:
- the LOC140886859 gene encoding serine/threonine-protein kinase D6PK — MSKLASENGSKCDSSTLKVRFEDLSVNTSPSMDFCSSTATGSVSSSLSSGQTSECGKQVDVKNAEVDSIASEGRAESENSSSSSDLNEASFRSVFQSKPHRGNDMRWDAIQRVQARDGELGLGHFRLLKKLGFGDIGSVYLADLRGMGCLFAMKVMDKGVLVNRKKVGRAQTEKDILGLLDHPFLPTLYSHFETEKFSCLLMEYCSGGDLHLLRQRQLGRHFSEQAARFYASEVLLALEYLHVMGVVYRDLKPENVLVREDGHIMLSDFDLSLRCYVNPTLVMSSDGSSCTLSSYCIEPSCIDPVFKLPVCVEPSSCYKPSCLKPRIFNSKTDKVKDKRPPLASRDSLPMLVAEPTAARSMSFVGTHEYLAPEIIRGDGHGSAVDWWTFGIFLYELLHGKTPFKGNDNRETLLNVAGQPLKFPESSSISFAAKDLIRGLLVKNPQKRLGFKRGATEIKQHPFFENLNWALVRSNNPPEIPKPLDLSVFNQTSKSSLPSNQKGTSRSSGSYLEFEFF, encoded by the exons ATGAGTAAATTAGCTTCGGAGAATGGGTCCAAATGTGATTCCAGCACGCTCAAGGTCCGTTTTGAAGACCTTAGTGTTAATACCAGCCCTAGCATGGATTTTTGTAGCAGTACGGCAACTGGGTCCGTGAGTTCTAGCTTAAGTAGCGGTCAAACAAGTGAATGCGGCAAGCAAGTCGATGTCAAGAATGCTGAGGTGGATTCTATTGCTAGCGAAGGAAGGGCCGAGAGTGAGAATAGCAGTAGTTCAAGCGACCTGAATGAGGCCAGTTTTAGGAGTGTTTTCCAGTCTAAACCGCACAGAGGAAACGACATGCGTTGGGATGCAATACAACGTGTGCAGGCTAGAGACGGAGAGTTGGGTTTGGGGCACTTTAGACTTCTGAAGAAACTGGGTTTTGGGGATATTGGCAGTGTTTATTTAGCGGATTTGAGGGGTATGGGATGCCTTTTTGCGATGAAAGTAATGGATAAAGGTGTCTTAGTTAATAGAAAGAAAGTGGGTAGAGCTCAAACTGAGAAAGATATCTTGGGCTTATTGGATCACCCGTTTCTTCCAACTCTTTATTCTCATTTTGAAACGGAGAAGTTTTCTTGCTTGTTGATGGAGTATTGCAGTGGTGGGGACCTGCACTTGCTTCGCCAGCGTCAGCTAGGCAGGCATTTTTCAGAGCAGGCTGCAAG GTTTTATGCATCAGAAGTGCTTCTTGCGCTTGAGTACCTACATGTGATGGGAGTGGTGTATAGAGATCTGAAGCCTGAAAATGTATTGGTGAGGGAAGATGGGCATATCAtgctatcagattttgatttatCCCTAAGATGTTATGTGAATCCGACCCTTGTTATGTCTAGCGATGGTTCATCTTGTACATTATCTTCGTATTGCATCGAACCATCTTGCATAGATCCTGTATTCAAATTGCCTGTGTGCGTAGAGCCGTCATCTTGTTACAAGCCCTCTTGCTTGAAGCCTCGTATTTTTAACTCAAAGACTGACAAAGTCAAGGATAAAAGGCCACCTTTGGCTAGCAGAGATTCGCTTCCAATGCTGGTTGCAGAGCCCACTGCAGCACGGTCGATGTCATTTGTTGGGACACACGAGTATTTAGCCCCTGAAATCATCAGAGGAGATGGTCACGGCAGTGCGGTTGACTGGTGGACATTTGGCATTTTCTTGTATGAATTGCTTCATGGAAAGACACCCTTCAAAGGAAATGATAACAGAGAAACGTTGCTTAACGTTGCTGGACAGCCCTTGAAATTTCCAGAAAGTTCATCAATAAGTTTTGCTGCCAAGGATTTGATTCGAGGTTTGCTTGTGAAGAACCCACAGAAAAGGCTCGGATTTAAACGCGGGGCAACAGAGATAAAACAGCATCCATTCTTTGAGAATCTGAACTGGGCACTTGTTCGGAGTAATAATCCTCCTGAAATTCCTAAACCACTGGATCTTTCCGTTTTCAATCAGACTTCAAAATCATCTTTGCCATCAAATCAAAAGGGTACATCGAGATCATCCGGCTCTTACTTAGAATTTGAATTTTTCTGA